The Halorhabdus sp. BNX81 genome includes a region encoding these proteins:
- the argS gene encoding arginine--tRNA ligase, which produces MFLTFRDEVEAALSEALSALDLPTDDLGIERPPEDVPAVLASSAAYRLADVAGAPPPKIAADIVGEIDPAEYDYVGSVQTQGPYVNFLPSDRYFEGTLEAAQADDYGTLEATGDSVVVEHTSANPTGPVHVGRARNPIVGDALARVLEYAGNDVERHYYVNDAGRQIAVFTWAYETFDESDLPEPERESPEYEMVRYYRKANDYLEEASESEQEAAEDEIGAILQGLEEGDEETYERVSEVVDTVLGGMTETLGRLPAEFDEFVKETRFMRDGSTDDLVDRLKELDAAVFEEDAWQLDLPDFEKNLVFLRSDGTSLYTTRDLAHHEWKFDNYDRAVTVLGEDHKLQADQLSSTLELLGHDTDRLQQVFYSWVNLPEGGMSTREGTGVDLDDLLDEAIDRAREEVEDRLEDRQRSDDLDGADVERIAHQVGIGAVRYDVVAKQPTKGITFEWDRALDFEAQSAPYVQYVHARCCGIIDEGKDAGYEVPETVSAATLTTDEERDLLRAIARFPGVIERAADELRPHVVATYTRDIAEAFNAFYRECPVLDADPETRAARLALVAAARTTVANALDALGVEAPDSM; this is translated from the coding sequence ATGTTCCTGACATTCCGCGACGAGGTCGAGGCCGCACTGTCCGAGGCACTCTCGGCGCTCGACCTGCCGACCGACGATCTGGGGATCGAACGCCCCCCGGAAGACGTCCCGGCGGTCCTGGCATCCAGCGCCGCCTATCGACTCGCCGACGTGGCGGGCGCACCGCCACCGAAGATCGCCGCCGACATCGTGGGCGAGATCGACCCAGCCGAGTACGACTACGTGGGAAGCGTCCAGACCCAAGGCCCCTACGTCAACTTCCTGCCGAGCGATCGGTACTTCGAAGGGACGCTCGAAGCCGCCCAGGCAGACGACTACGGCACGCTCGAAGCCACCGGCGACTCCGTCGTCGTCGAGCACACCAGCGCCAACCCGACCGGCCCGGTCCACGTCGGGCGGGCGCGCAACCCCATCGTCGGCGACGCACTGGCTCGTGTCCTCGAATACGCCGGCAACGACGTCGAGCGTCACTACTACGTCAACGACGCCGGCCGCCAGATCGCCGTCTTCACCTGGGCCTACGAGACTTTCGACGAAAGCGACCTCCCCGAACCCGAGCGTGAGTCCCCCGAGTACGAGATGGTCCGGTACTACCGGAAAGCCAACGACTACCTCGAGGAAGCCAGCGAATCGGAGCAGGAAGCCGCCGAGGACGAGATCGGGGCGATCCTCCAGGGCTTAGAGGAGGGCGACGAGGAGACCTACGAGCGCGTGAGCGAGGTCGTCGACACCGTGCTGGGCGGGATGACCGAGACCCTCGGACGGCTGCCCGCCGAGTTCGACGAGTTCGTCAAGGAGACCCGATTCATGCGCGACGGGTCGACCGACGACCTCGTCGATCGCCTCAAGGAACTCGACGCCGCCGTCTTCGAGGAGGACGCCTGGCAACTCGACCTGCCGGACTTCGAGAAGAACCTCGTCTTCCTCCGGTCGGACGGGACCTCGCTGTACACCACACGAGATCTCGCCCACCACGAGTGGAAGTTCGACAACTACGATCGGGCGGTCACGGTGCTCGGCGAGGACCACAAGCTCCAGGCTGATCAACTCTCCTCGACGCTGGAGCTACTCGGTCACGACACCGACCGCCTCCAGCAGGTCTTCTACTCGTGGGTCAACCTGCCCGAGGGCGGCATGAGTACCCGCGAGGGCACGGGTGTCGACCTCGACGACCTGCTCGACGAGGCGATCGATCGTGCTCGCGAGGAGGTCGAGGACCGCCTCGAGGACCGCCAGCGGAGCGACGACCTCGACGGGGCGGACGTCGAGCGCATCGCCCACCAGGTCGGGATCGGGGCCGTCCGGTACGACGTCGTCGCCAAACAGCCGACGAAGGGCATCACCTTCGAGTGGGACCGCGCGCTGGACTTCGAGGCCCAGTCCGCGCCGTACGTCCAGTACGTCCACGCGCGGTGTTGTGGTATCATCGACGAAGGGAAAGACGCCGGCTACGAGGTGCCCGAGACGGTCAGTGCGGCGACGCTCACGACCGACGAGGAGCGGGACCTGCTGCGTGCGATCGCGCGGTTCCCCGGCGTGATCGAGCGGGCGGCCGATGAACTCCGGCCGCACGTCGTCGCGACGTATACCCGCGACATCGCCGAGGCGTTCAACGCCTTCTACCGGGAGTGTCCCGTGCTGGACGCCGACCCGGAGACACGGGCGGCCCGGCTGGCGCTGGTCGCCGCGGCGCGAACGACCGTCGCCAACGCCCTCGACGCGCTGGGTGTCGAGGCACCGGATTCGATGTAA
- a CDS encoding AAA family ATPase, protein MTGHVFTVAGGKGGVGKTTTAVNVGVALEDAGYDVVVVDADLGMANLAAMVDVEYDSSLHEVLAERAAVSDTLTEAPGGLTVVPGEQSLEAFADADPAKLRKVIKTLSNAYDVVLIDTGAGLSHEATVPLGLADSVLLVTTPDSVAVGDANKTAGLAERVDGEVIGSILTRATGPEDVELVADDLGADLLAIVPEDSEATTEEPLVLNSPDSPAAEAYRRLGEILEAVLIGEPAKSIDEQDTVWFPEDEEDEDGEEADDEESGGVFGVFGR, encoded by the coding sequence ATGACGGGGCACGTCTTTACTGTCGCAGGCGGCAAGGGCGGTGTCGGGAAGACGACGACAGCCGTCAATGTCGGTGTCGCACTCGAGGACGCAGGGTACGATGTCGTCGTCGTCGATGCCGACCTCGGCATGGCGAACCTCGCGGCGATGGTCGACGTCGAGTACGACAGCAGTCTCCACGAGGTGCTCGCCGAGCGCGCCGCGGTCAGCGACACGCTGACCGAAGCGCCCGGTGGGCTGACGGTCGTCCCGGGCGAGCAGAGCCTGGAGGCCTTCGCCGACGCCGATCCCGCCAAACTTCGGAAGGTCATCAAGACGCTGAGTAACGCCTACGACGTCGTGTTGATCGACACCGGCGCGGGGCTGAGTCACGAGGCCACGGTCCCGCTGGGGCTGGCCGATAGCGTCCTGTTGGTCACGACGCCCGACAGCGTCGCGGTCGGCGACGCGAACAAGACCGCGGGGTTGGCCGAGCGCGTCGACGGCGAGGTCATCGGGTCGATCCTGACGCGGGCGACCGGCCCGGAAGACGTCGAACTCGTCGCCGACGATCTCGGGGCGGACCTGCTCGCCATCGTCCCCGAAGACTCCGAGGCGACGACCGAGGAACCGCTGGTGCTGAACTCCCCCGACAGCCCCGCGGCGGAGGCCTACCGACGGCTCGGCGAGATTCTCGAAGCTGTCCTGATCGGTGAACCAGCGAAATCCATCGACGAACAGGACACCGTCTGGTTCCCCGAGGACGAGGAAGACGAAGACGGCGAGGAGGCCGACGACGAAGAGTCCGGCGGCGTCTTCGGCGTTTTCGGTCGCTGA
- the prf1 gene encoding peptide chain release factor aRF-1 yields the protein MSSQEGHGEQSDRQKYEFRKVIEELEDYDGSGTQLVTIYVPDDTLISDVVAHVTQEHSEASNIKSKDTRTNVQDALKSIKDRLRYYDNKPPENGLVLFSGAVDTGGGRTDMITRVLESPPQPVQSFRYHCDSDFLLEPLEGMLEDKGLFGLIVLDRREANVGWLRGKRVDPVKSASSLVPGKQRKGGQSAQRFARLRLEAIDNFYQEVAGMANDLFVPERHDLDGILVGGPSPTKDEFLDGDYLHHEIGDMVLGKFDVAYTDESGLHDLVDAAEDVLAEHEMLQDKQVMERFFKELHDGDLATYGFDQTRQNLMMGSVEQLLISEDLRKDAVTYECPNGHEEHELVDRSTETPAHTCTTCGETVETGEREDAIEHLISIAEQRGTETVFVSTDFEKGEQLLTAFGGVAGILRYSTGI from the coding sequence ATGAGTAGCCAGGAAGGGCACGGGGAACAGAGTGACCGCCAGAAATACGAGTTCCGGAAAGTGATCGAGGAACTCGAAGACTACGACGGCAGCGGCACCCAGCTGGTGACCATCTACGTACCCGACGACACGCTGATCAGCGACGTGGTGGCCCACGTCACCCAGGAGCACAGCGAAGCGAGCAACATCAAGTCCAAGGACACCCGGACGAACGTCCAGGACGCGCTAAAAAGCATCAAGGACCGACTCCGGTATTACGACAACAAGCCGCCGGAAAACGGCCTCGTGCTGTTCTCCGGAGCCGTCGACACCGGCGGTGGCCGGACGGACATGATCACTCGCGTCCTCGAAAGTCCACCCCAGCCCGTCCAGTCGTTCCGCTATCATTGCGACTCTGATTTCCTGCTCGAACCGCTGGAAGGCATGCTCGAGGACAAGGGCCTGTTCGGCCTGATCGTCCTCGATCGCCGGGAGGCCAACGTCGGCTGGCTCCGGGGCAAGCGCGTCGACCCAGTCAAGTCCGCCTCCTCGCTCGTTCCCGGCAAGCAGCGCAAAGGTGGTCAGTCCGCACAGCGCTTCGCCCGGTTGCGGCTGGAAGCGATCGACAACTTCTACCAGGAGGTCGCGGGCATGGCCAACGACCTGTTCGTCCCCGAGCGCCACGATCTCGATGGCATCCTCGTGGGCGGGCCCTCGCCGACGAAAGACGAGTTCTTAGACGGCGATTACCTCCATCACGAAATCGGCGACATGGTGCTGGGGAAGTTCGACGTCGCCTACACCGACGAGTCGGGACTGCACGACCTCGTCGACGCCGCCGAGGACGTTCTCGCCGAACACGAGATGCTCCAGGACAAGCAGGTCATGGAGCGCTTCTTCAAGGAACTCCACGACGGCGATCTGGCGACCTACGGGTTCGACCAGACCCGCCAGAACCTCATGATGGGGTCGGTCGAACAACTCCTCATCAGTGAGGATCTCCGAAAGGACGCCGTCACCTACGAGTGTCCGAACGGCCACGAGGAACACGAACTCGTCGACCGAAGCACCGAGACCCCGGCACACACCTGTACGACCTGCGGCGAGACCGTCGAGACTGGTGAACGGGAGGACGCCATCGAACACCTGATCTCGATCGCCGAACAGCGCGGGACCGAGACGGTCTTCGTCTCGACGGACTTCGAGAAGGG